The Manis javanica isolate MJ-LG chromosome 2, MJ_LKY, whole genome shotgun sequence genome contains a region encoding:
- the CCDC183 gene encoding LOW QUALITY PROTEIN: coiled-coil domain-containing protein 183 (The sequence of the model RefSeq protein was modified relative to this genomic sequence to represent the inferred CDS: deleted 3 bases in 2 codons; substituted 2 bases at 2 genomic stop codons) codes for VESSHRPARPVDNLEAPWGQRVGAGQARNSRAPQALRTWAPVTTGRDAGDNRSAAVPSTGQTRCSEPLGSPRAAVKMHSXADVDEIQELKAVTRLWALLVLQIQAVKKTVKNRATLALLRSNIRRGAQEWALAMEWNQRTTSQACGKDVPMRLVHCCCTMDGALEKRKYRVNVRNVRIHPVRQRGQKLGSLQLERASPREQPDATKEEGRFQRALGPPPVIRRLENNIEKTMIKVTTGRNIRLPYVDLLGHLKKELAGYPTELDKLQNLMDDYCSELVDMTVTSQDAMMITDKVKMNMRQGGAASWRNTGHRRTSSTSRSIGKVHTEETSEAPLXVLPSGHQARPQPRPFQMHQPASQTCCSPPPHSQGRWDLDFPSNLMCADTLKARRQETSKVGTEYQADVTALLDKVKTAVQHSHLWPGHHKPVPGSEEHRGEPGAAAGGLDGQAGKAGRSAEAPPGTRLWQLPTAEKMKDMLEEEERLQLARGNVTKSQKLLLTTIQTGIDHLYIRLVGIAPPKAQQQHPSTLDVNTLKLLCLADRAQPMSRTEEVNTKVRDTLESSMLEKRNTRISFEDPEEDTIETFRFADVDNGSVPSRPGIKRQAQRLIEGKLKAAKKKK; via the exons GTAGAGAGCAGCCACAGACCAGCACGTCCAGTGGACAACCTGGAGGCtccctgggggcagagggtgggggcagggcaggccaggAACTCCAGGGCTCCCCAGGCATTGAGAACCTGGGCTCCCGTCACAACGGGCCGAGACGCCGGAGACAACAGATCTGCAgctgtgcccagcacagggcagaCAAGGTGCAGCGAGCCCCTGGGCAGCCCAAGAGCTGCCGTGAAGATGCACAGCTAGGCGGATGTGGACGAGATCCAGGAGCTGAAGGCCGTCACACGGCTCTGGG CCCTGCTGGTGCTGCAGATCCAGGCGGTGAAGAAGACGGTCAAGAACAGGGCCACACTGGCACTCCTGCGCAGCAACATCCGCCGCGGGGCCCAAGAGTGGGCCTTGGCCATGGAG TGGAACCAAAGGACCACCTCCCAGGCCTGCGGGAAGGACGTGCCAATGAGGCTGGTGCACTGCTGCTGCACCATGGAC GGGGCTCTGGAGAAGCGCAAGTATCGCGTGAACGTGCGCAACGTGCGGATCCACCCGGTGCGGCAGCGAGGGCAGAAACTGGGGAGCTTGCAGCTGGAGCGGGCCAGCCCGCGCGAGCAGCCCGACGCCACCAAGGAGGAGGG GCGCTTTCAGCGGGCCCTGGGACCACCCCCGGTCATCCGCCGGCTGGAAAACAACATCGAAAAGACGATGATCAAGGTCACCACAGGCCGGAACATCCGCCTGCCGTATGTGGACCTGCTGGGTCATCTGAAGAAA GAGCTGGCAGGGTATCCCACAGAGCTGGACAAGCTGCAGAACCTCATGGATGACTACTGCTCGGAGCTGGTGGATATGACAGTCACGTCCCAAGATGCCATGATGATTACAGATAAGGTCAAG ATGAACATGAGGCAGGGGGGGGCAGCTTCATGGAGGAACACTGGGCACAGGAGAACCAGCTCGACCAGCAGAAGCATCGGCAAGGTCCACACCGAGGAGACCAGTGAGGCACCTCTG TGAGTCCTGCCATCCGGGCACCAGGCACGGCCCCAGCCCCGGCCCTTCCAGATGCACCAGCCAGCTTCCCAGACGTGCTGCTCACCTCCTCCCCATAGTCAGGGCCGGTGGGACTTGGACTTCCCCTCCAATCTGATGTGCGCAGACACCCTGAAAG CAAGGAGGCAGGAGACCTCCAAGGTGGGCACTGAATACCAGGCAGATGTGACAGCTTTGCTGGACAAAGTCAAGACCGCTGTGCAGCACTCCCACCTCTGG CCAGGGCATCACAAGCCGGTTCCTGGCTCAGAGGAACACAGAGGAGAACCTGGAGCTGCAGCTGGAGGCCTTGATGGACAAGCTGGAAAGGCAGGGCGCAGTGCTGAGGCTCCACCAGGTACCCGGCTCTGGCAG CTCCCCAC TGCCGAGAAGATGAAGGAcatgctggaggaggaggagaggctcCAGCTGGCCCGTGGCAATGTGACCAAGAGCCAGAAGCTGCTGCTGACGACCATCCAGACGGGCATCGACCACCTCTACATCCGGCTGGTCGGCATTGCCCCGCCCAAGGCCCAG CAGCAGCACCCCAGCACCCTTGATGTGAACACCTTGAAGCTCCTGTGTCTGGCTGACAGAGCGCAGCCGATGTCCAGGACTGAGGAG GTCAACACAAAAGTGAGGGACACCCTGGAGTCCTCGATGCTGGAGAAGCGGAACACCAGGATCAGCTTTGAGGACCCGGAGGAGGACACGATAG AAACCTTCCGGTTCGCCGACGTGGACAACGGCTCTGTACCGTCGCGGCCCGGGATCAAGAGGCAGGCCCAGCGGCTCATCGAGGGCAAGCTCAAGGCCGCCAAGAAAAAGAAGTGA
- the TMEM141 gene encoding transmembrane protein 141 isoform X2: MVNLGLSRVDDTVAAKHPGLEEYAACQSFAFTKGIVTFVTGTSGTFGLQMFIRRKFPYSLQWNVLVAVVAGSVASYWVTRVESQKCSNLWLFLETGKLPGDSGADVHRRPGAREL, from the exons ATGGTGAACTTGGGCCTGTCCCGGGTGGACGACACCGTGGCCGCCAAGCACCCG GGACTGGAGGAGTATGCCGCGTGCCAGTCGTTCGCCTTCACGAAGGGCATTGTCACCTTTGTCACAG GCACCAGTGGGACCTTCGGCCTGCAGATGTTCATTCGGAGGAAGTTCCCGTACTCCTTGCAGTGGAACGTGCTGGTGGCCGTGG tCGCAGGCTCCGTGGCCAGCTACTGGGTGACCCGAGTGGAGTCACAGAAATGCAGCAACCTCTGGCTCTTCCTGGAGACGGGGAAGCTCCCCGGAGACTCAGGCGCAG ATGTGCACAGAAGACCTGGTGCCAGGGAGCTCTAG
- the TMEM141 gene encoding transmembrane protein 141 isoform X1, with the protein MVNLGLSRVDDTVAAKHPGLEEYAACQSFAFTKGIVTFVTGRLDPGVLGCGDLPSYPALTAQQVAPGRLLACAGSLAAGPLVRPADWPADGEPRSRQAPVGPSACRCSFGGSSRTPCSGTCWWPWSQAPWPATG; encoded by the exons ATGGTGAACTTGGGCCTGTCCCGGGTGGACGACACCGTGGCCGCCAAGCACCCG GGACTGGAGGAGTATGCCGCGTGCCAGTCGTTCGCCTTCACGAAGGGCATTGTCACCTTTGTCACAGGTAGGCTGGATCCAGGTGTCCTCGGGTGTGGAGACCTCCCCTCCTATCCCGCCCTGACTGCCCAGCAGGTGGCGCCAGGTCGCCTGCTAGCGTGTGCTGGGAGCCTGGCAGCGGGGCCCCTGGTGCGCCCCGCGGACTGGCCGGCTGATGGAGAGCCCCGATCTCGGCAGGCACCAGTGGGACCTTCGGCCTGCAGATGTTCATTCGGAGGAAGTTCCCGTACTCCTTGCAGTGGAACGTGCTGGTGGCCGTGG tCGCAGGCTCCGTGGCCAGCTACTGGGTGA
- the LCN15 gene encoding lipocalin-15 isoform X2, translated as MGMKSVLLGWVLALPWVSGAQVEVLVQPGFDAKKFSGLWHVVSMVSDCKVFLGKKDHLLMSTRAVQATAEGGLSVHMEFPWADGCNQVDAQFLKVGSEGHFRVPGRTQDASPQAEKAFQDFYPTVGLPDDMMVKLPKSDACSSAGKEAP; from the exons ATGGGGATGAAGTCTGTCCTGCTGGGCTGGGTTCTGGCGCTGCCCTGGGTGTCTGGGGCTCAGGTCGAGGTCCTGGTGCAGCCGGGTTTCGATGCCAAAAAG TTCTCAGGCCTCTGGCACGTGGTCTCCATGGTCTCCGACTGCAAGGTCTTCCTGGGCAAGAAGGACCACCTGCTGATGTCCACCAGGGCCGTCCAGGCCACAGCAGAGGGCGGCCTCAGCGTGCACATGGAGTTCCCTTG GGCTGACGGCTGTAACCAGGTGGATGCCCAGTTCCTGAAAGTGGGCTCCGAGGGGCACTTCAGAGTCCCAG GCCGGACCCAGGACGCGAGCCCCCAGGCTGAGAAGGCCTTCCAGGACTTCTACCCCACGGTGGGGCTCCCCGACGACATGATGGTCAAGCTGCCCAAGTCAG ACGCGTGCTCCTCAGCGGGCAAGGAGGCGCCCTGA
- the LCN15 gene encoding lipocalin-15 isoform X1, producing the protein MGMKSVLLGWVLALPWVSGAQVEVLVQPGFDAKKFSGLWHVVSMVSDCKVFLGKKDHLLMSTRAVQATAEGGLSVHMEFPWADGCNQVDAQFLKVGSEGHFRVPALGYLDVRIVDTDYSSFAVVYIYKELEGALSTMVQLYSRTQDASPQAEKAFQDFYPTVGLPDDMMVKLPKSDACSSAGKEAP; encoded by the exons ATGGGGATGAAGTCTGTCCTGCTGGGCTGGGTTCTGGCGCTGCCCTGGGTGTCTGGGGCTCAGGTCGAGGTCCTGGTGCAGCCGGGTTTCGATGCCAAAAAG TTCTCAGGCCTCTGGCACGTGGTCTCCATGGTCTCCGACTGCAAGGTCTTCCTGGGCAAGAAGGACCACCTGCTGATGTCCACCAGGGCCGTCCAGGCCACAGCAGAGGGCGGCCTCAGCGTGCACATGGAGTTCCCTTG GGCTGACGGCTGTAACCAGGTGGATGCCCAGTTCCTGAAAGTGGGCTCCGAGGGGCACTTCAGAGTCCCAG CTTTGGGCTACCTGGATGTACGCATCGTGGACACGGACTACAGCTCCTTCGCTGTGGTCTACATCTACAAGGAGCTGGAGGGGGCACTCAGCACCATGGTGCAGCTCTACA GCCGGACCCAGGACGCGAGCCCCCAGGCTGAGAAGGCCTTCCAGGACTTCTACCCCACGGTGGGGCTCCCCGACGACATGATGGTCAAGCTGCCCAAGTCAG ACGCGTGCTCCTCAGCGGGCAAGGAGGCGCCCTGA